One Halobacterium sp. DL1 DNA window includes the following coding sequences:
- a CDS encoding branched-chain amino acid ABC transporter ATPase — protein sequence MSTDDTPAGGQPADDGTELLEVDNVVKTFGGLVAVDGATFGVERASITGLIGPNGAGKSTLFNCITGVHTPDSGEVRLDGDPIQGLSPTEIARRGVGRTFQTPKTFRGMTVRENLAFAAKGQLGERALSTIFRSGAVDDQEADIQATVDETLEFLELDHLAEEYGSALSGGQRKLLELGRVLMMDPEIILLDEPIAGVNPSLTDELLARLRELNDRGRTILLIEHDMGVVMENCDRVVVMHNGQTLASGPPSIVQEDERVVEAYLGGYDR from the coding sequence ATGTCCACTGACGACACACCGGCCGGCGGGCAGCCGGCCGACGACGGTACGGAGTTGCTCGAAGTCGACAACGTCGTGAAGACGTTCGGCGGCCTGGTCGCCGTCGACGGCGCCACCTTCGGCGTCGAGCGGGCGTCCATCACGGGACTCATCGGCCCGAACGGCGCCGGGAAGTCGACGCTATTCAACTGCATCACGGGCGTCCACACGCCCGACAGCGGCGAGGTGCGCCTCGACGGCGACCCGATCCAGGGGCTCTCGCCGACCGAGATCGCGCGCCGCGGCGTCGGGCGGACGTTCCAGACGCCGAAGACGTTCCGCGGGATGACCGTCCGCGAGAACCTCGCGTTCGCCGCGAAGGGACAGCTCGGCGAGCGAGCGCTCAGCACCATCTTCCGGTCGGGCGCCGTCGACGACCAGGAGGCCGACATCCAGGCGACGGTCGACGAGACCCTCGAGTTCCTCGAACTCGACCACCTCGCCGAGGAGTACGGGAGCGCCCTCTCCGGCGGCCAGCGGAAACTGCTGGAACTCGGCCGGGTGCTGATGATGGACCCCGAGATCATCCTGCTCGACGAACCCATCGCGGGCGTCAACCCGTCGCTGACCGACGAACTACTGGCCCGGCTCCGCGAACTCAACGACCGCGGCCGGACCATCCTGCTCATCGAGCACGACATGGGCGTCGTGATGGAGAACTGCGACCGCGTCGTCGTGATGCACAACGGCCAGACGCTGGCGTCCGGCCCGCCCTCCATCGTCCAGGAGGACGAGCGCGTCGTCGAGGCCTACCTCGGGGGGTACGACCGATGA
- a CDS encoding peptide chain release factor 1 (Directs the termination of nascent peptide synthesis in response to the termination codons UAA, UAG and UGA) gives MSEQEGVPSEDRRKYEFQKVIEELKDYSGSGTQLVTIYIPPDKQVSDVVAHVTQEHSEASNIKSKQTRTNVQDALTSIKDRLRYYDTFPPDNGMVIFSGAVDSGGGRTDMVTEVLESPPQPIESFRYHCDSAFLTEPLQEMLGDKGLYGLIVLDRREANVGWLKGKRIEAVKSASSLVPGKQRKGGQSAQRFARLRLEAIDNFYQEIAGMADDLFVPKRHEIDGILVGGPSPTKDEFLDGDYLHHELQDHVLGKFDVSYTDESGLKEMVDSAQETLAEADLMDDKADMEEFFQELNGGDLATYGFDQTRQNLIMGSVDRLLISEDLRKDVVTYECPNDHDERELIAQRADTPEHECAECGEEAEILEREDAIDHLMNIAEQRGTDTHFISTDFEKGEQLLTAFGGFAGLLRYGTGV, from the coding sequence ATGAGCGAGCAGGAGGGCGTACCGTCCGAGGACCGACGAAAGTACGAGTTCCAGAAGGTCATCGAGGAGCTCAAGGACTACTCCGGGAGCGGCACGCAACTCGTCACCATCTACATCCCCCCGGACAAGCAGGTTTCGGACGTCGTCGCCCACGTCACGCAGGAGCACTCCGAGGCGTCGAACATCAAGTCGAAGCAGACCCGGACGAACGTCCAGGACGCGCTCACCTCCATCAAGGACCGCCTCCGCTACTACGACACCTTCCCGCCGGACAACGGGATGGTCATCTTCTCCGGCGCCGTCGACTCCGGCGGCGGCCGCACCGACATGGTCACGGAGGTCCTCGAATCCCCGCCCCAGCCCATCGAGTCGTTCCGCTACCACTGCGACAGCGCGTTCCTCACCGAGCCGCTCCAGGAGATGCTCGGGGACAAGGGCTTGTATGGCCTCATCGTCCTCGACCGCCGGGAGGCCAACGTCGGCTGGCTGAAGGGCAAGCGCATCGAGGCCGTCAAGTCCGCGAGTAGTCTCGTTCCCGGGAAGCAGCGGAAGGGGGGCCAGTCCGCACAACGGTTCGCCCGACTCCGCCTCGAGGCCATCGACAACTTCTACCAGGAGATCGCGGGGATGGCCGACGATCTCTTCGTCCCGAAGCGCCACGAGATCGACGGCATTCTCGTCGGCGGCCCCTCACCGACCAAGGACGAGTTCCTCGACGGCGACTACCTCCACCACGAACTCCAGGACCACGTCCTCGGCAAGTTCGACGTCTCCTACACCGACGAGTCCGGCCTGAAGGAGATGGTCGACTCCGCCCAGGAGACGCTCGCCGAAGCCGACCTGATGGACGACAAGGCGGACATGGAGGAGTTCTTCCAGGAGCTCAACGGCGGCGACCTCGCCACCTACGGCTTCGACCAGACCCGCCAGAACCTCATCATGGGCTCCGTCGACCGCCTGCTCATCTCCGAGGACCTCCGCAAGGACGTCGTCACCTACGAGTGTCCGAACGACCACGACGAACGGGAACTGATCGCCCAGCGCGCGGACACCCCCGAACACGAGTGCGCGGAGTGTGGCGAGGAGGCCGAGATCCTCGAGCGCGAGGACGCCATCGACCACCTGATGAACATCGCCGAACAGCGCGGTACGGACACCCACTTCATCTCCACGGACTTCGAGAAGGGTGAACAGCTCCTCACCGCCTTCGGTGGGTTCGCCGGGCTGCTGCGGTACGGAACGGGCGTCTAA
- a CDS encoding ParA domain-containing protein: MTGHVFAVASGKGGVGKTTTAVNAAAAMAEAGRSVVLVDYDLGMANLGTVLEVEPADATLHDVLAGDAETLDAVGSAPGGIDVMVGGTDIEDFGRADPSKLRDVAADLREAYDVVVVDTGGGLSHDTTVPLGLADDVLLVSTPQVAALENTAKTLALAERVGGEVAGLVLTREGGSADTEDAVADLDVPLLAAIPEDSGVADSEDAGEPLVVHAEESPAAQSYRELGYELLGESPPLSFQEDDEEASAAAGAALAEVTDESETGSPSLLSRVTGGFLGSNGKD, encoded by the coding sequence ATGACAGGGCACGTGTTCGCCGTCGCCTCCGGGAAGGGGGGCGTCGGCAAGACGACGACCGCGGTGAACGCCGCGGCCGCGATGGCGGAGGCCGGCCGGTCGGTGGTGCTCGTGGACTACGACCTCGGGATGGCGAACCTCGGCACCGTCCTCGAGGTCGAACCGGCCGACGCGACGCTCCACGACGTCCTCGCGGGGGACGCCGAGACGCTGGACGCTGTCGGGTCGGCGCCGGGTGGCATCGACGTGATGGTCGGCGGGACGGACATCGAGGACTTCGGGCGCGCGGACCCCTCGAAGCTCAGGGACGTGGCCGCGGACCTCCGCGAGGCCTACGACGTGGTGGTCGTGGACACGGGCGGCGGCCTGAGCCACGACACGACGGTGCCACTCGGCCTCGCCGACGACGTCCTGTTGGTGTCGACGCCGCAGGTCGCGGCCCTCGAGAACACCGCGAAGACGCTGGCGCTCGCCGAGCGCGTCGGTGGCGAGGTGGCGGGACTCGTGCTGACGCGGGAGGGCGGGAGCGCCGACACCGAGGACGCGGTCGCGGACCTCGACGTCCCGCTGCTGGCCGCCATCCCGGAGGACAGCGGCGTCGCCGACAGCGAGGACGCGGGCGAACCGCTGGTCGTCCACGCCGAGGAGAGCCCCGCGGCCCAGTCCTACCGGGAACTCGGCTACGAACTGCTCGGGGAGTCGCCGCCGCTGTCGTTCCAGGAGGACGACGAGGAGGCGTCGGCGGCCGCCGGCGCCGCGCTCGCGGAGGTCACAGACGAGTCCGAAACCGGGAGTCCGTCGCTGCTCTCCCGGGTGACCGGCGGCTTCCTCGGGTCGAACGGGAAGGATTAA
- a CDS encoding branched-chain amino acid ABC transporter ATP-binding protein, translating to MSDIETVRRYDDAVFSARDVETGYGDLQVLYGVDIDVQDDEIVLVFGPNGAGKSTLMRALFKQLPLWAGTIEIGGEDYSGLEANQMVSHGVSYVPQTSNVFPNLTVAENLDIGAIHASDADDRRQRMFELFPRLEERHSQDAETLSGGERQMLAMARALMPDPDVLLIDEPSAGLAPQLIERTFEHVDQIRQTGTAVLMVEQNVDAALDVTDRAYALDMGENKFEADAETIRSSQRVRDLYLGK from the coding sequence ATGAGCGACATCGAGACCGTCCGGCGGTACGACGACGCGGTGTTCTCCGCGCGCGACGTCGAGACCGGCTACGGCGACCTCCAGGTGCTGTACGGCGTCGACATCGACGTGCAGGACGACGAGATCGTGCTGGTGTTCGGGCCGAACGGCGCCGGGAAGTCGACGCTGATGCGCGCGCTGTTCAAGCAGCTGCCGCTGTGGGCGGGCACCATCGAGATCGGCGGCGAGGACTACTCGGGCCTCGAAGCCAACCAGATGGTGTCCCACGGGGTCTCCTACGTCCCGCAGACGTCGAACGTCTTCCCCAACCTCACCGTCGCGGAGAACCTCGACATCGGGGCCATCCACGCTAGCGACGCGGACGACCGCCGACAGCGGATGTTCGAACTCTTCCCGCGTCTGGAGGAGCGCCACAGCCAGGACGCGGAGACGCTCTCGGGCGGCGAGCGACAGATGCTCGCGATGGCGCGCGCGCTGATGCCCGACCCCGACGTGTTGCTCATCGACGAGCCCTCGGCGGGGCTGGCGCCCCAGCTCATCGAGCGGACGTTCGAGCACGTCGACCAGATCCGGCAGACGGGCACGGCGGTGTTGATGGTCGAGCAGAACGTCGACGCCGCGCTCGACGTCACCGACCGCGCCTACGCCCTCGACATGGGCGAGAACAAGTTCGAGGCCGACGCCGAGACCATCCGGAGCTCCCAGCGCGTGCGGGACCTCTACCTCGGCAAGTAG
- a CDS encoding ferredoxin, which translates to MDSPHEILGVDPGADDDEIREAYRRRVIQTHPDQGGSVEEFKLVRAAYEAIESDEAIEPRDVDSAADVDDQPVSAETTVEYLSHTALDERGWALDDADLFEKAANADLGPVDHGTFVVEPGESLLEAAEGRGWAWPYACRGGACANCAVAVTEGDLSQPIDHILSPDLLDQGFRLSCNGVPVTDELKVVYDVKHLPGLDELRLPPYPFELAHADD; encoded by the coding sequence GTGGACTCCCCACACGAGATTCTCGGCGTCGACCCCGGCGCGGACGACGACGAGATCCGGGAAGCCTACCGCCGCCGCGTCATCCAGACCCACCCCGACCAGGGCGGGTCCGTCGAGGAGTTCAAGCTCGTTCGGGCGGCCTACGAGGCAATCGAGAGCGACGAGGCCATCGAACCCCGCGACGTCGACAGCGCCGCGGACGTCGACGACCAGCCGGTGTCCGCGGAGACGACCGTCGAGTACCTGAGCCACACGGCCCTCGACGAACGCGGCTGGGCCCTCGACGATGCGGACCTCTTCGAGAAGGCCGCGAACGCGGACCTCGGCCCCGTCGACCACGGCACGTTCGTCGTCGAACCCGGCGAGTCCCTCCTCGAGGCCGCGGAGGGCCGCGGGTGGGCGTGGCCGTACGCCTGCCGCGGCGGCGCCTGCGCGAACTGCGCGGTGGCCGTCACGGAGGGCGACCTCTCCCAGCCCATCGACCACATCCTCTCGCCGGACCTCCTCGACCAGGGGTTCCGCCTCTCCTGCAACGGCGTCCCCGTCACTGACGAACTGAAAGTCGTCTACGACGTCAAACACCTCCCCGGCCTCGACGAACTACGGCTCCCGCCGTACCCGTTCGAACTGGCCCACGCCGACGACTGA
- a CDS encoding arginyl-tRNA synthetase translates to MFIAFRREVETALAAALDDLGYPTGDLGIEEPPADVPAVLASSAAFRLAGEAGAPPPQVAAELVDALDLTEADYVGGVSSQGPYVNFTPSEEYYAATLESAQADDWGRLPDTGDSVVVEHTSANPTGPVHVGRARNPILGDAVSRVLDYAGYDVTREYYVNDAGRQMAVFTWAYEHFDEDDLPEPGRDKPDYDLVRYYRAGNEFLEEGEPEAVEEAETEIAAIIEGLDRGDEETYERVGEVVEGVLGGMRQTLERLPAEFDEFVRETEFLRDGSTDEVVEDLKTSAHAFEEEDAWQLDLEEWDIEQSFVFLRSDDTTLYTTRDLAHHEWKFDTFDRAITVLGEDQELHANKLRAALDIRGNDTDQLEELFYAWVNLPGGESMSTRQGTGVDMDDLLDEAVLRAEEAVRSRLDDRIRDDDLTEDDVERIARQVGIGAVRYDIVSKQPTKAITFDWEDALDFEGQSAPYVQYAHARACGILGEAGDANAALDADLLTTDEEQNLLQAVARFPVVVESAADELEPHQVATYARDFVDTFNAFYRSCPVLADDVDDDLRDARLALVEASRTTLANALSVLGIEAPDSM, encoded by the coding sequence ATGTTCATCGCTTTCCGCCGGGAGGTCGAGACGGCCCTCGCGGCCGCACTCGACGACCTCGGCTACCCGACCGGGGACCTCGGCATCGAGGAACCACCCGCGGACGTTCCCGCCGTACTCGCGTCCAGCGCGGCGTTCCGGCTCGCGGGCGAGGCGGGGGCACCGCCGCCGCAGGTCGCCGCCGAACTCGTCGACGCGCTCGACTTGACAGAGGCGGACTACGTCGGCGGCGTTAGCTCGCAGGGCCCGTACGTGAACTTCACGCCGAGCGAGGAGTACTACGCAGCCACGCTGGAGTCCGCGCAGGCCGACGACTGGGGGCGCCTGCCCGACACCGGCGACTCCGTCGTCGTCGAGCACACGAGCGCGAACCCGACCGGCCCCGTCCACGTCGGGCGCGCCCGCAACCCCATCCTCGGCGACGCCGTCTCCAGGGTCCTCGACTACGCCGGCTACGACGTCACCCGCGAGTACTACGTCAACGACGCGGGCCGCCAGATGGCCGTGTTCACCTGGGCCTACGAGCACTTCGACGAGGACGACCTCCCGGAACCCGGCCGCGACAAGCCCGACTACGACCTCGTTCGCTACTACCGGGCGGGCAACGAGTTCTTAGAGGAGGGCGAACCGGAGGCCGTCGAGGAGGCCGAGACGGAGATCGCGGCCATCATCGAGGGCCTCGACCGGGGCGACGAGGAGACCTACGAGCGCGTCGGCGAGGTCGTCGAGGGCGTGCTCGGCGGGATGCGCCAGACCCTCGAGCGCCTCCCCGCGGAGTTCGACGAGTTCGTCCGGGAGACCGAGTTCCTCCGGGACGGTTCGACCGACGAGGTGGTCGAGGACTTGAAGACGTCGGCACACGCCTTCGAGGAGGAGGACGCCTGGCAACTCGACCTCGAGGAGTGGGACATCGAGCAGTCGTTCGTCTTCCTGCGCTCGGACGACACGACGCTGTACACCACCAGAGACCTCGCCCACCACGAGTGGAAGTTCGACACGTTCGACCGCGCTATCACCGTGCTCGGCGAGGACCAGGAGCTCCACGCGAACAAGCTCCGTGCCGCCCTCGACATCCGCGGCAACGACACCGACCAGCTCGAGGAGCTGTTCTACGCGTGGGTGAACCTCCCGGGCGGCGAGTCGATGAGCACCCGACAGGGCACCGGCGTCGACATGGACGACCTGCTCGACGAGGCCGTCCTGCGCGCCGAAGAGGCGGTCCGCTCCCGGCTGGACGACCGCATCCGCGACGACGACCTGACCGAGGACGACGTCGAGCGCATCGCCCGCCAGGTCGGCATCGGCGCGGTCCGCTACGACATCGTCTCGAAGCAGCCGACGAAGGCCATCACGTTCGACTGGGAGGACGCCCTCGACTTCGAGGGGCAGAGCGCGCCGTACGTCCAGTACGCCCACGCTCGTGCTTGCGGAATTCTGGGTGAAGCTGGCGACGCGAACGCGGCGCTCGACGCGGACCTCCTCACGACGGACGAGGAGCAGAACCTCCTGCAGGCGGTGGCGCGGTTCCCGGTCGTCGTCGAGTCCGCGGCGGACGAACTCGAACCCCACCAGGTCGCGACGTACGCCCGCGACTTCGTGGACACGTTCAACGCGTTCTACCGGTCGTGTCCGGTGCTCGCCGACGACGTCGACGACGACCTGCGGGACGCGCGCCTGGCACTGGTCGAGGCGTCGCGGACCACGCTCGCGAACGCGCTGTCGGTCCTCGGCATCGAGGCGCCAGACTCTATGTGA